Genomic window (Pseudomonas xantholysinigenes):
GTTGCCGCTACCTGCCGTATGCCGACGACGAAAGCGCCATGAGCGACGCCATCCGCCTGGCCCAGGGCATGAGCTACAAGGCCGCCCTGGCCGGGCTACCCATGGGTGGCGGCAAGGCGGTGATCGTGCGCAATCCCCATGTGGAAAACCGCGCGGCGCTGTTCGAGGCGTTTGGCCGCTTCGTCGATACCTTGCAGGGGCGCTTCATCACCGCGGTGGACAGTGGCACGTCGACCCTGGACATGGACTGCATCGCCCAGTCCACGCCTTACGTCACCAGCACCACCGCCTCGGGCGATCCCTCGCCCCACGCGGCGTTGGGCGTGTTCGCCGGTATTCGCGCGACTTCGATGGCCCGCCTGGGCAGCGATAACCTGGAAGGCTTGCGGGTGGCGGTGCAGGGCTTGGGGAACGTGGGTTATGCGTTGGCCGAGCAACTGCATGCGGCGGGGGCCGAGTTGCTGGTCAGCGACCTGGACCCGGGGCGGGTGCGCCTGGCCGTGGAGCAGTTCAATGCCCATCCCGTGCCCCACGAAGCCCTGGTCAGCACGCCGTGCGACATCTTTGCGCCTTGCGGCGTAGGGCCGGTGTTGAACGGGCAGAGCGTGATGCAGCTGCGCTGTGCGGCGGTGGCGGGCTCGGCAAACAACCAACTGACCACGATGCAGGTGGCTGATCAACTGGAAAGCCGCGGAATCCTGTACGCGCCGGATTACGTGATCAATGCAGGTGGGTTGATCTATGTGGCGTTGACCCATAGAGGGGAAGCGGTGGGGACCATCACGGCGCACTTGGCGCGAATTCCCACGCGCCTGACCGAGGTGTTCGCCCATGCCCAGGCCGAGAAGCGCTCGCCGGCCAGGGTGGCGCAGATGCTGGCCGAGCGCTTGTTGTACGGCTGAAAAACGGGTGCTGTGTGCTGTCATGCTCCCAGTGCAAGCAACGGTCTTGCTGAGATTGCTCAACCGGGCGCGATCCCTGTGGGAGCAACTGTCTTGCTCAATTTCTAGAATCTGGCGCGATCCGTACGGGAGCGGGCTTGCCCGCGAACACCGGCGAAGCCGGTGCCAGGCACCGCGTCGCCTGCTTCGCGGGTAAACCCGCTCCCACAGGTGCAGTGCATGTCCTGAGGTCGGCGCGATCCCTGTGGGAGCGGCTTTAGCCGCGAACACCGGCGTAGCCGGTGCCAGGCATCGCGTTGCTTGCTTCGCGGTAGCCCGCTCCCACAGGGGGCGCGCAAGGCACTGGGGTAGTGTCGAAGTTACTCGGCCGCGCCGCCTTCGAGCAGCTCGGCCAGCGCATCAGGCTGGCTCTTGAACGCGCGGGCGAACACATCGCGGTTCTTGGCCATGTAGATACCGGCCTCTTCGACCTGCTGCTCGCTCAGCGACGGCACCGCCTTGTGCAGTACCTCGGCCAGGCGCTCGGCCAGCTCGAGCATCTTGTCGTGACGGTCTGCTTCGGCCTTATCCATGAACAAGCGCTCCGGGTCGCGGCTGCTGCGGTACATCACTTCGACGGCCATTCATCACCTCTATGCCTTTTTGCTGGTTGGGTTGGCAGATAACTGTATTTTTATACAGTACAGGTTCAAGCCACCGCCCCGCAACCGCAATGATGGCCCTTTATGCTGAAAACAGCGTAGCCCACAGGTGCCCTGCGGCAATCGGCCGCCTTCCAAGGCAAGGGCCTGGCCCTTTAACTGCATGCCACAAGACCTTCAGCCGTATCGGGGAATCGAACATCGTGAACATCAAATGGGCAGAAAAACTGCGCAAGGGCCTGCATGGCTCGGCCGACTCGCTGGGCAACCTGTGCGTGGAGGCGTTCCACTACCTGGCGCTGTTCGGTATCGGCGCGATCACCGCCTATGCGGCAGTGGTGACATTCCTCGACATGCTGGGCAAGGGCGGGGTCAGCGTCGACGACATCCTGCTGCTGTTCATCTACCTGGAACTGGGCGCGATGGTGGGGATTTATTTCAAGACCAACCACATGCCGATCCGCTTCCTGCTGTATGTGGCGATCACCGCGCTGACCCGCCTGCTGATCGGCGACGTGTCGCACCACAAGGCGCCGGATGTCGGCTTGCTGTATGTGTGCGGCGGCATCCTGCTGCTGGCCTTCGCCATTCTGGTGGTGCGCTACGCCTCGTATCGCTACCCATCGACCAAGGCGCTGGATGCCAGCGGCAAGGAAGTGGATGAGGGCAAGTAGGCCTCAGTTGGCCAGGCCCGCGCTGGGAAAGCGCTGTTCGCCGTGCTGGCTGCGGGTCAGGGCGGCGAGGACCTCCAGCGGGTTCTGCCCTAGCTCGATGGCCAGGCCCAGGCGGATGCTGTCGATGACCCGCTGCAGGCGTATCGGGTCGTTGCGCTGGGCTTCGCTGACCAGGCGCTTGGCTACTACGCCGCTGTCGTCGGACAGGGTCAGCATGATGCTGCCGTCCAGGCGCTCGATGCTCAGGTTGACCCGGTATTCCGGGGCGAAGGCGGCGCTGATTTGTTCGAAGGGGTTGTGCATGGTCGGCATCTGCAATGAATGACTGCAGGAATTGACCGGGGCCGTCTGGGCTTGGTTCAGGCCCGTTGATCGGTGCGCAATGAAGAGTGCAATGAAAACGCCCGGCGCAAGGCCGGGCGTTGGTGTGTGACACAAGGCCGGATCAGGCGTCCGGATCACTCAGTTCCAGGGCGCCGCGCTTGCTGCGCAGTTTGCCGTAGAAGTGCTCCAGGGCGTGGTTCAGCTTGCTGGCGGCGCCATCGACCGCCTGGTCCAGCGAGGCGGCGGTATGGGTCACGGAAATCGGTTGGTGGCCTTTCGGGCGAGCCTCCATCTGGCAGCGTTTGTCATGCGGGCCGGGCTTGGCACCGTTCTCGTCGCGCAGGTGGACCTCGATGCGGGTGAGGTCGTCCTCGTAGCGTTCGAGGCTGCTTTGCAGGGTGCTGCGCACCCATTGGTCGAGACGGATGTTGCCTTCGATGTGGTTGCTGCTGTTGACCTGGATTTGCATGATTCAATCCTTATTCAGCTTGCTCGCGAGAGGCGTGCCTAGGCCACTGAGGGCGTTGGGTTTTCTGCGCCTCTTGACTCTAAGGTCAGGCATCGGCGCGACGAATTCAAGCCCCTGTCGAAGAAAAATGTGTTGTTGCAAAAAGCCCGGCGATTGCCGGGCTTTTCTTGCCGTCGATCAGAACTCGACCGAGGTTTGCAGGTATAAAGTACGAGGTTCACCCACGTACTTGCCCTTGTTGTTGTCGTCGAACGAACGGGTGTAGTACTCGCGGTTGAACAGGTTCTTCACCCCCACCGCCACCTTCAAGTTCGACAGCTGCGGGCCGAAGTCGTAGCCAGCGCGGCTGCTGACCAGCATGTAGCCGGGAATGCGTCCGGTGCTGCCGTCGGCGCTCTCGCTACCGGTGTTGGCGTTGTCGGCGTATTGGCTGCTCTGGAAGCTGCTGTCGAGGTTAAGTTGCCACGGGCCCTGGGTGTAGCCGAGCCCCAGGGTGCCCTTGTGGCGCGACGAGAACGGCACCTGGTTGCCCTTGTTCGGCCCGTCCTCGCGAATGCTGGCATCGACGAAGGCATAGCCGGCATGCACGTCGAAGCCCGCCAGTGCCGGGCTCAGGCCATCGAGGGCGTAGCGCACGCTGGTCTCGATCCCTTGGTGGCGGGTCTCGCCGCGGGCGATTACCGAATCGTTGGTCTGGTTGCTTTCGTACTGATTGTCGAAGTTGATCAGAAACGCGCCGATCTCCGCTTGCAGGTCGCCATTGTCATAGCGGGTACCGACTTCCCAGGTGCGCGCCTTTTCCGGCTTCACCTCGCCACTGCTGACCCGGTTGGGCATCTGGCTGTACTGCACGCTGCCGAACGAGCCTTCGGTGTTGGCGTAGAGGTTCCAGTTGTCGGTCAGGTGGTACATCACGTTCAGTGCCGGCAGGGCGGTGTTGTAGCTGCCCTGGTAGCGTTGGCCGCTGAGCTTGTTGTTCTGCTCGGAGTCGATCATCTCGTAGCGGATGCCCGGGGTGATGGTCCAGCGGCCGATGTCGATGCGGTCGTCCAGGTAGATCGCGTGGGCCTCGGTACTGCCGCGGGTGTCGCGGTCATTGCGGCTGTTGGTGGTCGGCAGCAGGTTGGCGCGGGTCGGCTCGCGGTAGCGCAGTTCGTGGCCGGCTTCGTTGATGTAGCGGTAGCCGATGCCCAGTTCGTGCCAGCTGTCGCCCAGGGCCAGGCCCTGAGAAAAACGCGTTTCGATGCCGCGTACCCAGTACTCGCGGGGCGACAGCGAGACGAAGCTGCCCTGGTCGAGGTAGCCGCTGCGCAGGGTCTTGGTGAAGAAGCTGTTGACGCTGAACTGGCGGTCGTCCTGCTTGTAGTCGTAGCCCAGGTTGAACAGCGTGCGGCGGCCCCAGAACTTGTCCTTGAGGCGGGTCGACTGGTACGGGTCGGCGTCGAAGTCGGCCGCGCTCAGGCCACCGGGCATCTCGGCCTCGCCCTCGTAGTACTGGGCCATGGCGTGCAGGCTGTTGGCTTCGTCCAGTTGCAGCTTGCCCTTGAGCATCAGGTCGTCGATCTGGGTGTCGCTGTGTTCGCGCCAGTCACTGCCTCGGCTGCCGGAGTAGAGCAGGGCGCCGCCCAGGCCGTTGGCATTGGTACCACCGATCAACAGGTTGGCGCTGTTCTTCAGGCCATCCTGGCTGGACGACGGGCTGATCTGGTTCTGCATCGCCGCCTTGAAGGTGGCCTCTTCGGGGATGGCGCGGGTGACGAAGTTGACGATGCCGCCGACGTTCTGCGGCCCGTAGCGCACCGCGCCGCCGCCGCGCACCACGTCCACCGCGTCCATGTTGCCCAGGCTGATCGGCGCCAGCGACAGCTGCGGTTGGCCGTAAGGGGCGAAGGGCACCGGAATGCCGTCCATCAGCACGGTGGAGCGTGAGGCCAGGCGAGGGTTCAGGCCACGGATGCCGAAGTTCAGCGCCAGGTCATGGCTGCCGGTGCCGTTGTTTTCCGGGGCATTGACCCCGGGAATGCGGTTGAGCACTTCGCGGGCGCTGCTGGCGCCGCTGCGTTCGAACTGCTCGCGGCGCACCACGTCGCGGGCGCCGGGATGTTCGAAGACGTTGTCCTGGCGCGCCTCGGCCAGCCAGTCGCCGACCACGGTCGAGGCGCCCAGCTCCACGCTGCCAGTGCCGCCGGCGGCTTGCGCCGGTTGCAGGTTGAAGGCGTTGTCGGTCTGCTGGTGGGCTTGCAGGCCACTGCCGCGCAACAGCGCGTCGAGGCCTTGCGCCGTCTCGTACTGGCCGTCCAGACCAGGGCTGCTCAGGCCTTGGGTGAGGGCCGGGCTGAACGAGATCAGCGCGCCGCTTTCGTGGCCAAACTGGTTGAGCGCCTGCTCCAGGGTACCGGCGGCGATGTGGTAGTCGCGGGTTTCGCCGGCCAGGGCGAACGGGGCGGCGAGCATCAGGGCGTAGACGAGGGGGCTGGGGCGCATGTGGCGGAAGTCCTGTGACAAGGGGTTCTGCCTTGTCTGTCACGCGAGGTTCGGGAAATGGCTCAGGTGGATGGAAAAAAGTTGCGTCACGCTCTGCGCTGGCTCCGACAGGGGAGAGGGGTGTTCAGCTTGTGGCCGCTTCAACATTGACCCAGTAGCGAGTGAAGCGCCGCACCCGCACCGGCAACGCCACTTCGAGCATGGCCAGGATCCGTTCGCTGTCCGCCAGCGGGTAGGAGCCGGAGATCCGCAGGTCGGCCACCCGCTCGCTGCAACCCAGCTGGCCCAGGCGATAGCGTGACAACTCCGCGAGAAAATCGCCCAGGCGCATCTGTGACACCACCAGCATGCCGTCCACCCACGCCGCGCGGTTGGGGTCCAACGGCGCGACCGCTTGCCAGCCGCCCGCGGCGAAACGCGCCTGGTGCCCGGCCAGCAACGGTTGCCCGGCCACGCTGACGCTGCCGCTGAATACCGAGACCAGGCTGAAACCATCGAACTGGCGAACGTCGAAACGGCCACTGCCCAGGCGCAGCTCGCCCTGGGCGGTAAGCAGGTGCAGCGGGCGTGGGTCGTTGACCACCTCCAGCAGCAACTCGCCCTCCTGCAAGCGCACTCGACGCTGCTGGCCATCGAAGCGTACATCGGCGGCACTGCGGGTATTCAGGTGCAACTGGCTGCCATCATCGAGGGTCAGGCGCCGGCGCTGGCCGACTGGGCTGCGATAGTCGGCCAGCAGCCCCGGCAGCGGGTTGTGTGGCTGCAGGCCGAGCCCGGCGGCGCTGGCCACCCCGACCAGCAACAGCGCCTTGAGCGCGCGACGCCGGGCCGGCGAGGGCGGCGCCTGCAAGGTGGCATGCACCACCGGCGAGGCGACCCCGCGCAGGCGTTGGTTGACCTGCTGGATATGCGCCCAGGCGCGCTGGTGCTCGCTGTCGGCCTGCAACCAGTGCTGCAGGGCCTGATGCTGGTCGAAATCGTCACTCTGCGACTCGATCAGCCAGTGCACCGCCTGCTCGGCGATGTGCGCGGAGAACGACGGGTTCACAGGGCGAAGTAGCAGCGCAGCGCTGCCTTGTGCAGGTAGCGTTTGACCGTGGCCAGGGAAATGCCCAGTTCACGGGCGATCTCGCCCTGGCCCAGGCCATCGACCTGGGCCAGCAGGAAGGTGCGCTTGACCAGCGGTGGCAGGCCATCGAGCAAGCGGTCGAGTTCGAGCAGGGTGTCGAAGATGATCGCTTTTTGCTCTTCGCTCGGCGCCACCTGTTCCGGCACCTGGGCCAGGGCCTCAAGGTAGGCGCGCTCCAGTTCCTGGCGGCGGAAGTGGTTGCACAGCACACGCTTGGCCACGGTGGCGAGGAAGGCGCGCGGTTCGACCAGCTGCGGCGCCTCGCGGGCCTGGAGCAGGCGCACGTAAGTGTCCTGGGCCAGGTCGGCGGCACTTTGCGGGCAGCCCAGGCGCCGGCGCAACCAGCCGGTGAGCCAGGTGTGGTGGGCGAGGTAGAGGCCTTCGACGGTGGCGGAAAGCGCGCTGGGCACCGATGCGACTCCGGCGCCCGATGGCGCAATTGGAAGTAAGAATTGTTCGCATTGTATTCGGCGGACCATGCTTCGGCAATGATGTTCTCCCGGCTCCAACGGTGGTCGCGTGCTCTTTGATTATGAGAATTGAAATCATTACTATTGCAGCCCCATTCCCCGGACCCTCGTCATGAAGAGCAAAGCCGCCGGCCTTCCCCTGAGCTACCGCCTGGCCGTGACCTCACGCAGCCTGGCCGCTTTGTTGGGTGGCTACCTGCTGGCGTCGATGGTCAGCGTGTGCGTCGCCCTGCTGGCGCCTATGAGCCAGGTCGATGCCGCGTTGACCGGGATGATGCTGTCGTTCGTCTTCTACCTGCTGGCTTTCCTCTGGTGTTTCGCCTGCCGCAGCGCCTGGCGCGCCTGGCAGGGGGTGCTGCTGCCGAGCCTGGTGCTGGGGGTGGTCAATGCGCTGGCCTACTGGATGAAGCAGCCATGAAAGAAGGATTCCGCCAGGCCATGGCCTGGCTGCACACCTGGACCGGCCTGATTTTCGGCTGGTTGCTGTTTGCGATCTTCCTGACCGGGACGCTGTCCTATTTCAAGGAAGAAATCACCCACTGGACCAAGCCCGAGATCCAGGGCCATCCGCTGGACCCGGCGACCAGCCTAGGCCTGGCCCAGCGCTACCTGCAGGCCAACGCCGGGCATGCCAGCACCTGGTTCATCCGCTTGCCCAGCGAGCGAGAGGCGGCGCTCGGCGTCACCTGGCGCGACCCCAACGGCGGGGGGCGGCGTGGCTTTACCAACAAAGACCTCGATGCCCAGACCGGCGCAGAGGTGCAGACCCGCGACAGCCGCGGCGGCGAGTTCTTCTACCGGTTCCATTTCCAGTTGCAGATGCCGCACCCCTGGGGCCGCTGGTTGTCGACCTTCTGCGCCTTCATCATGCTGCTGGGGCTGGTCACCGGGATCATCACCCACAAGAAGATCTTCAAGGAGTTCTTCACCTTCCGTCCGGGCAAGGGCCAGCGTTCCTGGCTCGATGGCCACAACGCCATTGGCGTGCTGGTGCTGCCGTTCCACCTGATGATCAGCTACAGCAGCCTGGTGATCTTCATGTACATGGTCATGCCGGCCGGCATCCTCGCCAGTTATGGCGACAGTGATCGCTACTTCAACGATTTGTTCGGTCGCGATGAGTCTGTCGCGGCCTCGGCCCAGGCGGCACCGCTGGTGCCACTGGGCGAGTTGTACGCCAAGGTCCAGGCCCATGTGCCGGGCGCGCGCCTGGGCTTCATTCAGGTGCAGAACCCAGGCGACGCCAATGCCAGGGTGAGTTTCTCCTGGTCCGCCCCCGACAGCGTGGCCTACCAGCGCAGCGCCAGCTGGACCTTCGATGGTGTCAGCGGCGAACTGCTCAACCAAGGCGCGACGGAAAGCGTGGCGATGCAGACCTCGTTCACCTTCGTCGGCCTGCACATGGGCAACTTCGCCGGGCCCTGGCTGCGCTGGTTGTACTTCGTCTTCGGCGTCGCCGGCACGGCGGTGATCGGCACCGGGCTGGTGATGTGGCTGGGCAAGCGCCAGCTCAAGCATGCCAAGAGCGCACAGATGCCGGGCGAATTGCGCCTGGTGGAGGTGCTCAATATCGCCAGCATGAGCGGCCTGATGCTCGCGGTGGCGGCATTTTTCTGGGCCAACCGCCTGTTCCCGGTAGGCCTGCAAGGGCGTGCCGACTGGGAAATCGACAGCTTCCTGTGGGTTTGGGCGCTGTCACTGCTGCATGCGTTGCTGCGTCCCGGGCGTCGAGCTTGGGCCGAGCAACTGGCCCTGGGAGCGTTGGCGTTTGCCTTGTTGCCCCTGCTCAATGCGCTGACCACGGGCAAGGGCCTGGACCACTCCCTGGTCAGTGGCGACTGGGTCATGGCCGGGTTCGATCTCACGGCGCTGGCCACCGGCCTGTTCCTCGCCTGGGCCGCCGGCAAGATGCTGCGTGCGCCCAAGCCTGCCGCCAAGCGCGCGCCACGCGCCGGCACTGTCGTGGAGGCCAGCTGATGCTTGGCATCGCCTTGCTCGGGTTTGCCGGGTTCGCCGGCTTGTGCCTGGCCATGGAAAAACATTGCAACGATCTGCTCGGGCGCAAGCCCACGCTGCTCCAGCAGCGGGCCCTGCGCGCAGGCGGCTGGGCCTTGTTGCTGGTGGCGTTGGTGCTGGCCGTGCACCTGCGCGGTTGGGCCCTGGGCCTGGTGCAGTGGATCGCCGTGCTGATGGCCGGGGGCACGCTGTGGGTGTTTGGCTTGCCCTACCAACCGCGCCTGTTGCTGGCGGCGGCTGCGCTCAGCCTGATACTGGGGCCGCTGCTGGCCCTGTTGTCGGTGTGAGCCCTTGAACGACGGCGGCCGGGCACGTTTCGTCCAGGTGTTCCTCGCCCAGCGCGCGCGCATGGAGGCGCTGGTCAGCCGGCGCATTGGCTGTCGCGCTACCGCCGCGGACCTGGTCCAGGACTTGTTCCTGCGCTTCTGGCGCCGCCCCGAGGTGCAGGTCGAGGCGCTCGACACCTACCTGCTGCGCAGCGCCAGCAACCTGGCCATCGACTACCTGCGCAGCGAGGGCAGCCGCGACCGCGCCGCCGAAGGGCTGCATGCGGACGATGAGGCCCGGGGCAGCCAGGCGCCGGAACAGGCCCTGGCCGCCGAACACGACCTGCAACGCATCGAGGCAGCGCTGCGCGCGTTGCCCGAGCGCACCCGGCAGATCTTCCTGCTCAACCGCATCCACGGTTGCACCTACGGCGAGATCGCCCGGGCCATGCAGCTGTCCCAGAGCGCGGTGGAAAAGCATATGATGCGCGCCCTCGAAGCGTGCAAGGCGAGTGTCGCCGAGCCCGCGTCCCTACTGCGCCGGCCAGGGAGTGCCCGTCGATGAATGCTGAGCCGCCGATCACCGCCGAACAGTCCCGTGCCGCGCTCAGTTGGTTGGGGCGTATCAACCAACAGCCGCAACAGGCCCAGGACGCGGCCTTCAAGCGCTGGTTGCTGGCCGACCCGGCCCATCGCCGGGCCTATGCCCAGGCCCAGGCGCTGTGGGACCTGAGCGAGGCGCCGGCGGCGCGCCTGGCGCAGGAGGAGGCGGGTGACCTGGGTCGCTACCTCGAGGCCATGCGCCAGCCACCGCGTCGGCGTCCGTGGCGCGGCCTGGCCGTGGCCGCGTGCTTGCTGCTGGCGTTGGGCTGTGTGGCCGGTTGGCAGCCGCAGTTCTGGTTGCAGGACCTGCGCGCCGACTACAGCAGCGGCGCCGAGGTCCGCCAGGTGACGTTGGCCGACCACTCGCGGCTGACCCTGGACGCCGGCAGTGCCGTGGCACTGGACTTCCAGCACGGCGAGCGACGGGTGCGCCTGCTGCGTGGCGCCGCGTTCTTCGAGGTGAGCCACACCGGCGCGCCTTTCCTGGTCGATGCCCAGGGTGGCGAGGTGCGGGTGCTGGGCACCCAGTTCGAGGTGCGCGAGCAGGGGCAGGGCGCCCGGGTCACGGTGCGCAGTGGACGGGTGGCGGTGACGCCGGCCAAGGGGCAACAGCCCCGCGAACTGATCGCCAACCAGCAGCTGGACTACGCCGATGGGCTGGCCGGCGCGGTCGAGGCGGTGGACAGCGACAGCCGCCTGGCTTGGCGCGAGGGCTGGCTGAACTACTACCAGGTGCCGTTGGGGCAGGTGGTCGAGGACCTTGGCCGTTACTATCCCGGGCGCATCCTGTTGCTCGACGGCGAGCTGGCGCAGCGCAAGGTCAGCGGCAGCTTCCCGGCGGCCGAGCCGTTGGCTGCACTGGATTCGCTGGGCCAGGTGCTGGGCTTTTCGCGGCAGACGGTGCTCGGGCGGTTGACCGTATTGCGTTAACCGATAGCGCCGGCGAACGCGCAGCGGCACAAAAAATATTGATCAGTGGGGTGAGGTACTTCATCTCGGTATCCGTGTAGTGATTGAAAGTGCGATTCATTCGCAAAAAACAATCCCTGCACAGGTCCGCGTCCATGAAGTTCACCCCGCGTTGCGCTCCGCTCTGGTTCGGTCTCAGCGTCTTGCCCGCCCTGGTTTGCGCCCCCCAGGCACTGGCCGCGCAGCAGAGCCAGGTTTACAGTTTCGCCCAGCCTGGCCTGCCGCTGGCCCAGGCGCTCAACGCCTTCAGCCGCGTCACCGGGCAGAGCGTGGTCTACACCCTCAGCCTGCCAGACCGACAAGCCCCGGCCCTGAACGGCACCTATGCCGCCGAGCAGGCGCTGCAGCAACTGCTGGCTGGCGCCGGCCTGACCTGGCGCCGCCTGGATGCGCGAACCCTGACCCTGGAGCCGCTGGACACCGGCGGCGCGCTCGACCTGCAGGCGATCAACATCGACGCGCAGATGGACAGCTACAGCTACCAGCCACCGGCCAGCGCCGCGATCATGCGCGGGCAGGGGCCGAGCCAGGACATTCCCCAGGCCATCAACCTGGTCCCGGCCCAGGTGCTGCGCGACCAGGCCCCGCGCAACCTCGACGACGCGCTGTACAACGTCAGCGGCATCACCCAGGGCAACAACTTTGGTGGCACCGCCGACACGGTGATGAAACGTGGTTTTGGCGACAACCGCGACGGCTCGATCATGCGTGATGGCATGCCGGTGGTGCAGGGGCGCGCGCTCAATGCCAGCACCGAACGGGTCGAAGTGCTCAAGGGCCCGGCCTCGTTGCTGTACGGCATCCAGGATCCGGGCGGGGTGATCAACGTGGTCAGCAAGCGCCCGCAGCTGCA
Coding sequences:
- a CDS encoding DUF3509 domain-containing protein, translated to MHNPFEQISAAFAPEYRVNLSIERLDGSIMLTLSDDSGVVAKRLVSEAQRNDPIRLQRVIDSIRLGLAIELGQNPLEVLAALTRSQHGEQRFPSAGLAN
- a CDS encoding YebG family protein, with amino-acid sequence MAVEVMYRSSRDPERLFMDKAEADRHDKMLELAERLAEVLHKAVPSLSEQQVEEAGIYMAKNRDVFARAFKSQPDALAELLEGGAAE
- a CDS encoding DUF3325 domain-containing protein, coding for MLGIALLGFAGFAGLCLAMEKHCNDLLGRKPTLLQQRALRAGGWALLLVALVLAVHLRGWALGLVQWIAVLMAGGTLWVFGLPYQPRLLLAAAALSLILGPLLALLSV
- a CDS encoding RNA polymerase sigma factor, producing the protein MNDGGRARFVQVFLAQRARMEALVSRRIGCRATAADLVQDLFLRFWRRPEVQVEALDTYLLRSASNLAIDYLRSEGSRDRAAEGLHADDEARGSQAPEQALAAEHDLQRIEAALRALPERTRQIFLLNRIHGCTYGEIARAMQLSQSAVEKHMMRALEACKASVAEPASLLRRPGSARR
- a CDS encoding FecR family protein, producing MNAEPPITAEQSRAALSWLGRINQQPQQAQDAAFKRWLLADPAHRRAYAQAQALWDLSEAPAARLAQEEAGDLGRYLEAMRQPPRRRPWRGLAVAACLLLALGCVAGWQPQFWLQDLRADYSSGAEVRQVTLADHSRLTLDAGSAVALDFQHGERRVRLLRGAAFFEVSHTGAPFLVDAQGGEVRVLGTQFEVREQGQGARVTVRSGRVAVTPAKGQQPRELIANQQLDYADGLAGAVEAVDSDSRLAWREGWLNYYQVPLGQVVEDLGRYYPGRILLLDGELAQRKVSGSFPAAEPLAALDSLGQVLGFSRQTVLGRLTVLR
- a CDS encoding FecR domain-containing protein; protein product: MNPSFSAHIAEQAVHWLIESQSDDFDQHQALQHWLQADSEHQRAWAHIQQVNQRLRGVASPVVHATLQAPPSPARRRALKALLLVGVASAAGLGLQPHNPLPGLLADYRSPVGQRRRLTLDDGSQLHLNTRSAADVRFDGQQRRVRLQEGELLLEVVNDPRPLHLLTAQGELRLGSGRFDVRQFDGFSLVSVFSGSVSVAGQPLLAGHQARFAAGGWQAVAPLDPNRAAWVDGMLVVSQMRLGDFLAELSRYRLGQLGCSERVADLRISGSYPLADSERILAMLEVALPVRVRRFTRYWVNVEAATS
- a CDS encoding Leu/Phe/Val dehydrogenase, with the translated sequence MFALMQSTRTQSLHLFIDPPTGLKAVVVIHSEQLGPAMGGCRYLPYADDESAMSDAIRLAQGMSYKAALAGLPMGGGKAVIVRNPHVENRAALFEAFGRFVDTLQGRFITAVDSGTSTLDMDCIAQSTPYVTSTTASGDPSPHAALGVFAGIRATSMARLGSDNLEGLRVAVQGLGNVGYALAEQLHAAGAELLVSDLDPGRVRLAVEQFNAHPVPHEALVSTPCDIFAPCGVGPVLNGQSVMQLRCAAVAGSANNQLTTMQVADQLESRGILYAPDYVINAGGLIYVALTHRGEAVGTITAHLARIPTRLTEVFAHAQAEKRSPARVAQMLAERLLYG
- a CDS encoding DUF3649 domain-containing protein: MKSKAAGLPLSYRLAVTSRSLAALLGGYLLASMVSVCVALLAPMSQVDAALTGMMLSFVFYLLAFLWCFACRSAWRAWQGVLLPSLVLGVVNALAYWMKQP
- a CDS encoding phosphate-starvation-inducible protein PsiE, whose product is MNIKWAEKLRKGLHGSADSLGNLCVEAFHYLALFGIGAITAYAAVVTFLDMLGKGGVSVDDILLLFIYLELGAMVGIYFKTNHMPIRFLLYVAITALTRLLIGDVSHHKAPDVGLLYVCGGILLLAFAILVVRYASYRYPSTKALDASGKEVDEGK
- a CDS encoding sigma-70 family RNA polymerase sigma factor, whose translation is MPSALSATVEGLYLAHHTWLTGWLRRRLGCPQSAADLAQDTYVRLLQAREAPQLVEPRAFLATVAKRVLCNHFRRQELERAYLEALAQVPEQVAPSEEQKAIIFDTLLELDRLLDGLPPLVKRTFLLAQVDGLGQGEIARELGISLATVKRYLHKAALRCYFAL
- the fecA gene encoding TonB-dependent Fe(3+) dicitrate receptor FecA, which codes for MRPSPLVYALMLAAPFALAGETRDYHIAAGTLEQALNQFGHESGALISFSPALTQGLSSPGLDGQYETAQGLDALLRGSGLQAHQQTDNAFNLQPAQAAGGTGSVELGASTVVGDWLAEARQDNVFEHPGARDVVRREQFERSGASSAREVLNRIPGVNAPENNGTGSHDLALNFGIRGLNPRLASRSTVLMDGIPVPFAPYGQPQLSLAPISLGNMDAVDVVRGGGAVRYGPQNVGGIVNFVTRAIPEEATFKAAMQNQISPSSSQDGLKNSANLLIGGTNANGLGGALLYSGSRGSDWREHSDTQIDDLMLKGKLQLDEANSLHAMAQYYEGEAEMPGGLSAADFDADPYQSTRLKDKFWGRRTLFNLGYDYKQDDRQFSVNSFFTKTLRSGYLDQGSFVSLSPREYWVRGIETRFSQGLALGDSWHELGIGYRYINEAGHELRYREPTRANLLPTTNSRNDRDTRGSTEAHAIYLDDRIDIGRWTITPGIRYEMIDSEQNNKLSGQRYQGSYNTALPALNVMYHLTDNWNLYANTEGSFGSVQYSQMPNRVSSGEVKPEKARTWEVGTRYDNGDLQAEIGAFLINFDNQYESNQTNDSVIARGETRHQGIETSVRYALDGLSPALAGFDVHAGYAFVDASIREDGPNKGNQVPFSSRHKGTLGLGYTQGPWQLNLDSSFQSSQYADNANTGSESADGSTGRIPGYMLVSSRAGYDFGPQLSNLKVAVGVKNLFNREYYTRSFDDNNKGKYVGEPRTLYLQTSVEF
- a CDS encoding PepSY-associated TM helix domain-containing protein — its product is MKEGFRQAMAWLHTWTGLIFGWLLFAIFLTGTLSYFKEEITHWTKPEIQGHPLDPATSLGLAQRYLQANAGHASTWFIRLPSEREAALGVTWRDPNGGGRRGFTNKDLDAQTGAEVQTRDSRGGEFFYRFHFQLQMPHPWGRWLSTFCAFIMLLGLVTGIITHKKIFKEFFTFRPGKGQRSWLDGHNAIGVLVLPFHLMISYSSLVIFMYMVMPAGILASYGDSDRYFNDLFGRDESVAASAQAAPLVPLGELYAKVQAHVPGARLGFIQVQNPGDANARVSFSWSAPDSVAYQRSASWTFDGVSGELLNQGATESVAMQTSFTFVGLHMGNFAGPWLRWLYFVFGVAGTAVIGTGLVMWLGKRQLKHAKSAQMPGELRLVEVLNIASMSGLMLAVAAFFWANRLFPVGLQGRADWEIDSFLWVWALSLLHALLRPGRRAWAEQLALGALAFALLPLLNALTTGKGLDHSLVSGDWVMAGFDLTALATGLFLAWAAGKMLRAPKPAAKRAPRAGTVVEAS
- a CDS encoding HPF/RaiA family ribosome-associated protein yields the protein MQIQVNSSNHIEGNIRLDQWVRSTLQSSLERYEDDLTRIEVHLRDENGAKPGPHDKRCQMEARPKGHQPISVTHTAASLDQAVDGAASKLNHALEHFYGKLRSKRGALELSDPDA